One part of the Sulfolobus tengchongensis genome encodes these proteins:
- a CDS encoding HIT family protein, which yields MCVFCNIIEGKDKGYIVYNDDKVVAFLDKFPITPGHTLVVPRLHYENFLEIPNDNLPYLCNAVKRVAIAVKRALNADGIRILTNIGRSAGQVVFHSHFHIVPTWSQDPDIIKDFVPRKEQSKEYYEYVQRAIIESLKNI from the coding sequence ATGTGTGTATTCTGCAATATTATTGAAGGAAAAGATAAGGGATATATTGTGTATAACGATGATAAGGTAGTTGCGTTTTTAGATAAATTTCCAATTACACCGGGCCATACACTAGTAGTACCTAGATTACACTACGAGAATTTCTTGGAAATACCTAATGATAATTTACCATATTTATGTAACGCGGTAAAAAGGGTTGCAATAGCTGTCAAGAGAGCTTTGAACGCTGATGGTATAAGAATCCTGACTAACATTGGAAGAAGTGCCGGTCAAGTAGTTTTTCACTCTCATTTTCATATAGTTCCTACTTGGTCTCAAGATCCCGATATAATAAAAGATTTCGTTCCTAGAAAAGAGCAGTCAAAGGAGTATTACGAATACGTACAAAGAGCAATAATAGAGAGCTTAAAGAATATATAG
- a CDS encoding FAD-binding and (Fe-S)-binding domain-containing protein, translated as MSIAEELKNLFRENFHDELVERLSHSVDFGFVPELVWSGIKINIVPDYVVYPRSVEDIINVVRIALKYKVPIVPYGRGTNRYGNAIPADGGILLDFSKMTDVKIDETNKMAIVEPGATWKLVDIYAQQKGLQLRTFPSSYDSTVGGGIASDSLGIGSYEYGFISDNVGFVEMVNPKGELVRLEGKDLALACGAEGTTGIIVKAGIKLRNFAPTEAMVISFDNLDQMMHAVGEFYREVIPAWHVQVRGPYISTYMAEKYKAPLEPHRWNMIILYPSPRSPLVEPKIYKISQSYGGKVFEGEWTGWWSFNHGVAAALRTQGLLIHQHGLIHYTKLLDLLRNLEKTLGKLGDLSPDGGFDVDIALERREVLLVNAFTQISVSPVDKKILYDLAKNTLMMDEFVKVDGSLLSVGIFAHKYTRNRLSSMGKTFSDLGVDRYEVIKKYKEETDPDEIFNPGKLFDPKNRAKGVLEIPRRQQEALNFRFAIGFVKRLSPGGEVEGFRHVRRYLEDFADYSLMCIDCAMCVTVCPQYRLIPQWPYAPKGMFDFVRGAIAYYELNGSIDIPDSVIAEISGCHKCGLCDGVCPARIPISTLLIRLNSLVAKKLPEEPAVELSILSDPDLNTVNDQSSQFVLWIGKNMISNPAVAITAMKILKRMGLKVKVIGTSADSGFLDYISGNGNRFLEKMRQNLNTINNALEIITITPEDYRTFSTAYKDYSKLAGAETYFEVVPLEVRLLKSITIDGGNENVNLHVACFSSEYADEVIKRLNEKGFRVKKIEGCSGAILEKSLGRRADLMAKAIGERYGKIVTLCPLAAAKFRSVGVDAITLIEFLAQKLGIQSQQYQVVSFQLDENSKELIKKELISTILGSLNGQVNLIADTAAFSTSGIDEYKKIIEPIVAQIIDSVGKTLASKLVNTIKQKSSEFSIDKAIIIAEYLKEVSNILSTVELDKVMQPFTSVLKSKVTEEYNESVIVSAIVQLLRDNVDKLKTIIATELSKN; from the coding sequence ATGAGTATAGCGGAGGAACTGAAGAACCTATTTAGAGAGAACTTTCATGACGAGCTAGTTGAAAGATTATCTCATTCAGTGGATTTTGGATTTGTCCCAGAGCTAGTATGGTCTGGGATAAAAATTAACATTGTCCCAGATTATGTAGTTTATCCTAGATCCGTAGAGGATATAATTAACGTAGTTAGAATAGCATTAAAGTACAAGGTTCCAATAGTTCCCTATGGTAGAGGGACTAACAGGTATGGTAACGCGATACCAGCAGATGGCGGTATATTACTCGATTTCTCGAAAATGACTGATGTAAAAATAGATGAAACCAATAAGATGGCGATAGTTGAACCCGGTGCAACTTGGAAATTAGTTGACATTTACGCTCAGCAAAAAGGATTACAGCTAAGAACGTTTCCGTCATCTTATGATTCTACAGTTGGAGGGGGAATAGCTAGCGACAGTTTAGGGATAGGTTCTTACGAATACGGGTTTATTTCAGATAACGTAGGCTTCGTTGAAATGGTAAATCCTAAAGGAGAGTTAGTGAGGTTAGAGGGCAAGGACTTAGCGTTAGCTTGTGGAGCTGAAGGAACTACTGGTATAATAGTAAAAGCTGGAATAAAATTGAGAAATTTTGCTCCGACTGAGGCTATGGTAATATCCTTTGATAATTTAGATCAAATGATGCACGCAGTTGGCGAGTTTTATAGGGAAGTAATACCTGCTTGGCACGTTCAGGTTAGAGGGCCATACATCTCAACCTATATGGCTGAGAAGTATAAGGCACCTTTAGAGCCACATAGATGGAATATGATTATATTGTACCCGTCACCTAGATCGCCGTTGGTAGAACCCAAAATTTACAAGATTTCTCAATCTTATGGTGGAAAGGTTTTTGAGGGAGAGTGGACTGGCTGGTGGTCATTTAATCACGGTGTTGCTGCAGCTTTAAGAACACAAGGATTATTGATACATCAACACGGTTTAATACACTATACTAAACTTTTAGATTTGCTAAGAAATTTGGAAAAGACTTTGGGCAAGCTAGGAGATCTGTCACCAGATGGTGGATTTGATGTAGATATTGCGTTAGAAAGGAGAGAAGTCCTCTTAGTTAACGCATTTACTCAAATTTCAGTTAGTCCAGTAGATAAAAAGATCCTTTACGATTTAGCTAAAAACACATTGATGATGGACGAATTTGTAAAAGTAGATGGTTCTCTTTTGTCTGTAGGCATTTTTGCTCATAAATACACAAGGAACAGGCTTAGTAGTATGGGTAAAACTTTCAGTGACCTAGGAGTCGATAGATATGAGGTAATAAAGAAGTATAAAGAAGAGACTGATCCAGACGAAATTTTTAATCCTGGAAAACTCTTTGATCCTAAAAATAGAGCTAAAGGAGTTCTAGAGATTCCGAGAAGGCAGCAAGAGGCCTTGAATTTTAGGTTTGCAATAGGTTTTGTCAAAAGATTATCGCCAGGCGGAGAAGTGGAAGGATTCAGACACGTTAGGAGATATTTAGAGGATTTTGCCGATTACAGCCTTATGTGTATAGATTGTGCAATGTGTGTTACTGTATGTCCTCAGTATAGGTTAATTCCACAATGGCCTTATGCTCCAAAAGGTATGTTCGACTTCGTTAGAGGAGCAATTGCATATTATGAATTAAACGGTTCGATAGATATACCCGATAGCGTAATTGCAGAGATATCTGGTTGTCATAAATGTGGTCTTTGTGATGGTGTGTGTCCAGCAAGGATCCCAATATCTACATTGTTAATTAGACTAAATAGTTTAGTAGCAAAGAAATTGCCTGAAGAACCAGCAGTAGAATTGTCGATCTTATCGGATCCTGATTTAAATACTGTTAATGACCAAAGTAGTCAATTTGTATTGTGGATTGGCAAGAATATGATAAGTAACCCGGCAGTTGCAATAACTGCAATGAAAATACTTAAAAGAATGGGCTTAAAGGTTAAGGTGATTGGTACATCTGCGGATAGTGGATTTCTAGACTACATAAGCGGAAATGGTAATAGATTTTTAGAGAAGATGAGACAGAACTTAAATACTATTAATAACGCGCTAGAAATAATTACAATTACCCCTGAAGATTACAGGACTTTTTCTACAGCCTATAAGGATTATTCGAAGCTAGCAGGAGCTGAGACGTATTTTGAAGTAGTGCCACTGGAAGTTAGGCTTCTCAAGTCAATTACGATTGATGGCGGTAATGAGAATGTGAACTTGCATGTAGCGTGCTTCTCTTCTGAGTATGCTGATGAAGTAATAAAAAGATTGAATGAGAAGGGATTCAGAGTTAAGAAGATCGAAGGTTGTTCTGGTGCAATATTAGAGAAGAGTTTAGGTAGGAGAGCTGATCTGATGGCTAAAGCAATAGGTGAAAGATATGGAAAAATAGTAACTTTATGCCCATTAGCGGCTGCTAAGTTTAGAAGTGTTGGGGTAGATGCTATAACTCTAATAGAATTCCTTGCTCAAAAATTAGGAATACAGAGCCAACAATATCAAGTAGTTTCATTTCAACTAGATGAGAATAGTAAGGAACTCATAAAGAAAGAGTTAATCTCGACGATTCTAGGTTCTCTAAATGGGCAAGTTAACTTAATTGCAGACACTGCAGCCTTCTCTACTTCCGGTATCGATGAGTATAAGAAGATTATAGAACCAATAGTGGCTCAGATTATAGATAGTGTAGGCAAAACACTAGCTTCTAAACTAGTTAACACAATAAAACAAAAATCTTCAGAATTCTCAATCGATAAGGCAATTATAATAGCTGAATATCTAAAGGAGGTATCTAATATTTTGTCAACAGTGGAGTTAGATAAAGTCATGCAACCGTTTACGTCAGTGCTGAAAAGCAAGGTTACAGAGGAATATAACGAAAGTGTAATAGTTTCTGCAATAGTACAGCTTCTAAGAGATAATGTTGATAAACTGAAAACTATTATTGCAACTGAATTAAGTAAAAATTGA
- a CDS encoding sugar nucleotide-binding protein, which produces MKIAVTDEGEIARSLARFLGKDNEIVIVDSPSKVMKERPEAIIHTYEIPAVESIGNPPLAWSFNTWYAINIARAGSKIGSLNVFLSTFLIYDGRKGFYKEHNTPNPLNYYGLTKLVAETSIISLGNYLILRLGALFSLTYKGLLLPFIRASAMGKILKCNKNFFLSVIDINSLAKIVKVLLDKEARGVINVGSNRVSLADVCSFLSDVFGNEIITIDGMQRDFSLDNWLLRTYNIKIDARESIMGLIEHKLLNN; this is translated from the coding sequence TTGAAAATTGCAGTAACCGATGAAGGAGAAATTGCAAGATCATTAGCCAGATTTTTAGGTAAGGATAATGAGATTGTTATAGTAGATAGTCCCTCAAAGGTTATGAAAGAGAGACCAGAGGCGATTATTCATACTTACGAGATACCCGCTGTGGAGAGTATCGGAAATCCTCCTCTAGCCTGGTCCTTTAATACTTGGTATGCCATTAACATAGCTAGAGCAGGTTCTAAGATAGGTAGTCTAAATGTATTCTTGTCAACTTTTCTAATTTATGATGGTAGAAAAGGTTTTTATAAAGAACATAATACTCCTAATCCTTTAAACTATTATGGTCTAACTAAATTGGTTGCTGAAACTAGTATTATCTCTTTAGGCAATTATTTAATTTTAAGGCTTGGTGCTCTATTTTCCTTGACATATAAGGGACTTTTACTTCCATTTATCAGAGCTTCGGCTATGGGAAAAATACTGAAATGTAATAAGAACTTCTTTCTCTCAGTTATTGATATAAATAGTCTAGCCAAAATAGTCAAAGTGTTGTTAGATAAAGAGGCTAGAGGAGTAATAAACGTGGGGAGTAATAGAGTATCTTTAGCAGATGTGTGTAGCTTTCTTTCTGACGTATTTGGAAACGAGATTATAACAATAGATGGTATGCAAAGGGATTTTTCTTTAGATAATTGGCTTTTACGAACATATAATATTAAAATTGATGCAAGAGAAAGTATAATGGGGCTAATTGAGCACAAGCTTCTTAACAACTAG
- a CDS encoding transcriptional regulator, whose product MSTSFLTTRERILLLLSYSDEPLSAREIMKRLDIRKEKEVYEHLEHLAKSSKRKDYVLIIIPARCKSCGFTFNSEKIKRPTKCPICKSEKIESPKFLIRNKQSESI is encoded by the coding sequence TTGAGCACAAGCTTCTTAACAACTAGGGAAAGAATACTTTTGCTCCTATCCTATTCTGATGAACCTTTAAGCGCTAGGGAAATAATGAAAAGATTAGATATTAGAAAGGAAAAAGAGGTTTATGAGCATTTAGAACATTTAGCTAAATCAAGTAAGAGAAAGGATTATGTATTGATCATAATTCCCGCTAGATGTAAGAGTTGTGGTTTCACATTTAATTCAGAAAAGATAAAAAGACCTACAAAGTGTCCAATATGTAAATCGGAAAAAATAGAATCACCAAAATTTTTAATTAGGAATAAGCAAAGTGAAAGCATATGA
- a CDS encoding HAD-IA family hydrolase has protein sequence MKAVFVDLGETLVHFKPSYHENVANALREIGYNIDEKRVFRAVAKILGNHHYPSPEYGGLSALDFRELFYELNLFPDREIITRLNNKNLLSGEYELYDDAIPFLEEVKELGLKVVLVSNATRNIYKIIEDLNIKKYFDGIVASCDLNVMKPHPKIFTYAMNIAKGYGIHIGDIYEIDVIGAKRAGLDAILLDRRDFYPEINKNRVKNLFEALELVKGKLKNL, from the coding sequence ATGAAAGCTGTATTTGTAGATTTAGGTGAAACATTAGTACACTTTAAGCCTAGCTATCATGAGAATGTTGCAAATGCTTTAAGAGAAATAGGTTATAATATAGATGAAAAAAGAGTCTTCAGAGCTGTTGCTAAAATTTTAGGTAATCATCATTATCCTAGTCCAGAATATGGCGGTCTTTCAGCTCTTGACTTTAGGGAACTATTTTATGAGCTTAATTTATTTCCAGATAGAGAAATAATAACTAGGCTTAATAATAAAAATCTTTTATCTGGAGAATATGAACTTTACGACGATGCAATACCTTTCCTTGAAGAAGTAAAAGAATTAGGCCTAAAGGTAGTTCTAGTAAGTAATGCAACTAGAAATATTTATAAAATCATAGAAGACCTAAATATAAAGAAATATTTTGATGGTATTGTAGCATCTTGCGATTTAAACGTTATGAAGCCTCATCCAAAAATCTTCACCTATGCTATGAACATAGCAAAAGGTTATGGTATTCACATAGGCGATATATACGAAATTGACGTAATAGGAGCTAAAAGAGCAGGACTTGATGCTATACTCCTTGATAGGCGTGATTTTTACCCAGAAATAAATAAAAATAGGGTGAAGAATTTATTCGAAGCATTAGAGTTAGTAAAAGGGAAATTGAAAAATTTATAG
- a CDS encoding METTL5 family protein produces MAQIVWHAYISGHISGKKVADLGCGTGVFCLAISLLNGYCTCIEIDLESLEVVRNLKYELGLEMDLINADATNFTGKFDTVIQNPPFGVVRRGIDLEFLKSAFNIANVIYSIHKSNTKSREIIANLAKENGFKAEVISERYKLKPYYPWHREKIYEYLVDIYFFSKLSR; encoded by the coding sequence GTGGCTCAAATTGTATGGCATGCCTACATTTCTGGACACATAAGTGGTAAGAAAGTAGCCGACTTAGGATGTGGCACTGGAGTCTTTTGTTTAGCTATTTCCCTCTTAAACGGGTATTGTACTTGCATAGAAATAGATTTGGAATCTTTAGAAGTAGTTAGGAACTTAAAATATGAATTAGGACTGGAGATGGATTTAATCAATGCTGATGCAACAAATTTCACGGGGAAATTCGATACTGTGATACAAAATCCTCCATTTGGAGTAGTGAGGAGAGGAATTGATTTAGAGTTTTTAAAGAGCGCATTTAATATAGCGAATGTTATTTACTCAATTCATAAATCTAATACTAAATCCAGAGAAATTATTGCCAATCTTGCCAAAGAGAATGGATTTAAGGCAGAGGTGATATCAGAGAGATATAAGCTTAAACCATATTATCCTTGGCATAGGGAGAAGATTTATGAATATTTAGTCGATATTTACTTCTTTTCTAAGTTGTCCAGATAA
- a CDS encoding phosphoglycolate phosphatase, producing the protein MSSVDILVASDYDRTLANEENNFVISPSVVQKVNEFSKKYKFIVVTGREKRFIDKLAIGLKPTAWILENGTLILYNNKEFVLCDDNWFEKDRKKIIEILNQLEIKYSLGRVIIYLDGFGTKLDAIREIEKYGKIEVNRNDAMILPKGVDKGVGVMKFKQLIGFKGKIVALGDSENDYALFRIADIKVAVANAIPQVKEMADIVTEKPNGLGVIEILDKILSGQLRKEVNID; encoded by the coding sequence ATGAGTTCAGTTGATATCTTAGTAGCCTCAGATTACGATAGAACATTGGCTAATGAGGAGAATAACTTTGTAATTTCTCCTTCAGTAGTACAAAAGGTGAATGAATTTTCAAAAAAATATAAATTTATTGTAGTGACTGGAAGAGAGAAGAGGTTCATAGATAAGCTAGCTATAGGACTAAAACCCACTGCGTGGATCTTAGAAAACGGAACCCTAATACTATATAACAACAAAGAATTTGTACTCTGTGACGATAATTGGTTTGAAAAAGATAGGAAGAAAATTATTGAGATATTAAATCAACTGGAAATCAAATACTCTCTGGGTAGGGTTATAATATATCTTGATGGCTTTGGCACAAAATTAGATGCAATAAGAGAGATTGAAAAGTATGGTAAGATAGAGGTAAATAGAAACGATGCAATGATATTACCTAAAGGTGTAGACAAGGGTGTGGGAGTAATGAAATTTAAGCAACTGATAGGATTTAAAGGAAAGATTGTCGCTCTAGGAGATAGTGAGAACGACTATGCGTTGTTTAGAATTGCTGATATAAAGGTGGCCGTAGCTAACGCAATACCACAAGTTAAGGAAATGGCTGATATAGTTACCGAAAAACCCAATGGTTTAGGAGTAATAGAGATCTTAGATAAAATATTATCTGGACAACTTAGAAAAGAAGTAAATATCGACTAA
- a CDS encoding deoxyribonuclease IV: MVKIYLGPAGVPHSAKKKNTIDGIKTVKELGLNAMEVEFVQGVRMSRETAEETGQVAKELGIRLSVHAPYFINLCSEEKEKVEASKQRILDTADRAELMGADAIAIHIAFYGKMEPEECYQKVKTELGDVIDKAKEMGIKNVKFGVETMAKETAFGTLDEVISISKELNGVIPYIDWAHTFARQGGKIDYGEIIDRLISELGLTHINSHFESLVFRNGKYVDEHVPIDANAPPFEPLAKELLKRDNLSITLICESPELERDALKMKEVLTKLGYEFS; encoded by the coding sequence ATGGTAAAGATTTACTTAGGTCCAGCTGGGGTTCCACATTCTGCCAAGAAGAAGAATACTATAGACGGAATAAAGACTGTTAAAGAGTTGGGCTTAAATGCGATGGAAGTCGAGTTTGTTCAAGGCGTAAGAATGAGTAGAGAAACTGCTGAAGAGACTGGGCAAGTCGCTAAAGAATTAGGGATAAGATTATCTGTACACGCACCATATTTTATAAACCTCTGTTCAGAGGAAAAGGAAAAAGTAGAGGCGTCAAAGCAAAGAATCCTGGATACTGCAGATAGAGCTGAACTAATGGGCGCAGATGCCATAGCTATTCATATAGCGTTTTATGGAAAAATGGAACCTGAGGAATGCTACCAAAAAGTAAAAACTGAATTGGGAGATGTCATAGATAAGGCTAAAGAAATGGGCATAAAAAACGTCAAATTCGGCGTTGAAACAATGGCTAAGGAAACAGCGTTTGGAACTCTAGATGAAGTAATTTCGATCTCTAAGGAGCTAAACGGCGTAATACCCTACATAGATTGGGCACACACTTTTGCCAGACAAGGCGGAAAGATAGATTATGGAGAAATCATAGATAGGTTAATCAGTGAGTTAGGTTTAACACATATAAATTCGCATTTCGAATCTCTAGTTTTTAGAAACGGAAAATATGTTGATGAGCACGTTCCAATAGACGCTAATGCTCCACCTTTTGAGCCTTTAGCTAAAGAATTGCTGAAAAGAGATAATCTTTCAATAACATTAATATGTGAGAGCCCCGAATTAGAAAGGGATGCTTTAAAAATGAAGGAGGTACTAACTAAACTTGGGTATGAGTTCAGTTGA